From a region of the Danio aesculapii chromosome 4, fDanAes4.1, whole genome shotgun sequence genome:
- the si:dkeyp-38g8.5 gene encoding uncharacterized protein si:dkeyp-38g8.5, with amino-acid sequence MSSALDDSKTTDTSMDHELYTVQSPSDDIKDGPEHSEFIYKMSNEEFVRFVKLRVTNDALFTGKRNSSTLAYRAILKELGLQREISASQARRKWENLKMKYKEMKNPPPGVSVNPTNWPWFSLMDDAMEGRLVGSDVTLDTSSVGDDSEYRPNNSTRRRSKRAREPDRSEIELFVEEDDIMSEEMGRDRGDLDRDRDEMEHERAILESDKAAIEYERMVLEREKMVLDRERAGVERELAALDRDRASLEREKAAVERDRASVEYIRAQLEKERAILDRERAKLERERAILDQQRGIEKSEQTANLNDNSEGTDTSIPLVMEPASLERRQKFLNLFEKLIENF; translated from the exons ATGAGTAGCGCACTTGATGACTCAAAGACAACAGACACAAGTATGGACCACGAACTTTACACTGTACAGAGTCCCTCCGATGACATTAAGGATGGCCCAGAGCATTCCGAATTCATTTATAAGA TGTCAAATGAAGAATTTGTCAGATTCGTGAAGTTGCGAGTGACCAATGATGCACTTTTCACTGGAAAGAGAAATTCTTCAACTCTGGCTTACAG GGCCATCCTTAAAGAGCTGGGGCTGCAAAGGGAGATTTCTGCCAGCCAGGCCAGGAGAAAATGGGAAAACCTTAAGATGAAGTATAAG GAAATGAAGAATCCTCCACCTGGCGTCTCGGTGAACCCCACTAACTGGCCATGGTTCTCCCTCATGGATGATGCCATGGAAGGAAGACTCGTGGGGAGCGATGTCACGCTAGACACTTCTTCGGTGGGAGACGACAGCGAGTATCGACCCAACAACTCCACGCGCAGAAGGAGCAAAAGGGCCCGCGAGCCAGATAGAAGTGAGATTGAGCTGTTCGTCGAAGAGGATGACATCATGTCCGAAGAAATGGGGCGAGACAGAGGAGATCTGGACAGAGACAGAGATGAGATGGAGCACGAAAGGGCCATCCTAGAAAGCGATAAAGCTGCTATTGAATATGAAAGGATGGTGCTAGAGCGAGAGAAGATGGTGTTAGACAGAGAACGAGCGGGAGTGGAAAGAGAACTGGCAGCACTGGATCGAGACAGAGCCTCTTTGGAGAGAGAAAAGGCAGCTGTGGAAAGAGACAGGGCCTCTGTGGAGTATATCCGAGCTCAGTTGGAAAAAGAAAGGGCGATTCTTGATAGAGAAAGGGCTAAGCTTGAAAGAGAACGGGCCATCCTGGATCAACAGCGTGGGATAGAAAAAAGCGAGCAGACGGCTAATTTAAACGATAATTCAGAAGGAACTGACACCTCGATTCCCTTAGTGATGGAGCCGGCTTCATTAGAAAGGAGGCAGAAATTCCTCAACCTGTTTGAAAAGCTCATTGAGAACTTCTAA